From the genome of Flavobacterium ovatum, one region includes:
- a CDS encoding 6-carboxytetrahydropterin synthase, with translation MSNIRITKQFNFETGHALYGYDGKCKNVHGHSYKLSVTVMGRPITDRSNVKFGMVIDFSDLKKIVKEEIVDQFDHATVFNETTPHIELAKELQSRGHHVILVDYQPTSENMVIDFSQRIISRLPEGITLFSLKLQETESSFAEWYAADNQ, from the coding sequence ATGAGCAACATTAGAATCACCAAACAATTCAATTTTGAAACCGGACACGCCCTTTATGGTTACGATGGTAAATGTAAAAATGTACACGGTCACAGTTATAAATTGTCAGTTACGGTGATGGGTCGCCCGATTACAGATCGTTCAAATGTGAAGTTTGGAATGGTGATTGACTTCTCCGACTTGAAGAAAATCGTTAAGGAAGAGATTGTTGATCAGTTTGACCACGCTACTGTTTTTAATGAAACAACACCTCATATAGAATTAGCAAAAGAATTACAATCTCGTGGACATCACGTGATTTTGGTAGATTACCAACCCACTAGTGAAAATATGGTGATTGATTTTTCTCAAAGAATTATAAGCCGTTTGCCAGAAGGAATTACATTATTTTCTTTGAAATTACAAGAAACCGAATCTTCGTTTGCGGAATGGTATGCTGCCGATAATCAATAA
- a CDS encoding helix-turn-helix domain-containing protein: protein MANLTFNTFELSDFENAFHKAFERAIKEFINPLKYQDKDLKSRKETARVLNISLPTLHLFTKEGIIRAYRIGNRVLYKAEDIENALKVIVSTNHRGRNNGN, encoded by the coding sequence ATGGCAAATTTAACATTCAACACTTTCGAGTTATCAGACTTCGAAAACGCATTTCACAAAGCTTTTGAAAGAGCAATTAAAGAATTTATAAATCCTCTCAAATATCAGGATAAGGATTTAAAATCAAGAAAAGAAACCGCTAGGGTTCTAAACATTTCATTACCTACACTTCATCTTTTTACTAAAGAAGGAATCATTCGTGCTTATCGTATTGGAAACAGGGTTCTCTATAAAGCAGAAGATATAGAGAACGCTTTGAAAGTTATTGTTTCAACTAATCATAGAGGACGAAATAATGGAAACTAA
- a CDS encoding HIT family protein, whose translation MKNFLEIPQDKIIEQNECFFIIKDTFPVSPGHLLIISNKMRSDFFSLTNEEKSLLSKSIDRAKELIELDFKPDGYNIGMNCGESAGQTVFHFHCHVIPRYIGDMENPRGGVRHSINGKGYY comes from the coding sequence ATGAAAAACTTTTTAGAAATACCTCAGGACAAAATTATTGAACAAAACGAATGCTTTTTTATAATCAAAGATACATTTCCTGTATCTCCTGGTCATTTATTAATAATTAGCAACAAAATGAGGTCAGACTTTTTTTCATTAACAAATGAAGAAAAATCCTTATTGTCGAAATCTATTGATAGGGCAAAAGAATTAATAGAATTAGACTTCAAACCTGATGGATATAATATTGGAATGAATTGCGGTGAATCAGCAGGGCAAACAGTTTTTCACTTTCATTGTCATGTTATACCAAGATATATTGGAGATATGGAAAATCCAAGAGGTGGCGTTAGACATAGTATTAACGGAAAAGGCTATTATTAA
- a CDS encoding HNH endonuclease translates to MLTKFQINDPSIESQWRAIILFGKNSATYKFAFAKALLETIEKEKTKISLEELSIPFANSIVDHLQKSDKQGNSVTSTFLEGCRGFIKGDMKPEDLYRLTEKYGFVNVIDAFQNVNGGAVSNTFYEKNFIGGKKEIVITDNLLKIKELFQYRNLNQEVEARWNLVETAWNLKINPNLLEVNYDEEKSLFFIESNVMQRIDITSVRDALNGYQKGKCFYSLQDISINKNNLNICQVDHFLPHINKKEHCKNGANINGVWNLVLADSNVNLNKSAKIPDVRFLERLYDRNEYYIESKHPLAETIINQTGLTKKQRRNFLQFQYNLALSLSIQRWRPEFELI, encoded by the coding sequence ATGCTAACAAAATTCCAAATAAACGACCCGTCAATAGAATCTCAATGGAGAGCAATTATACTATTTGGGAAAAATTCAGCAACTTATAAGTTTGCCTTTGCAAAAGCATTACTAGAAACAATTGAAAAAGAAAAAACAAAAATTTCATTGGAAGAGTTATCTATTCCATTCGCAAATTCGATTGTTGACCATCTACAAAAAAGTGACAAACAAGGAAACTCTGTTACTAGTACTTTTCTAGAGGGTTGTAGGGGGTTTATAAAAGGAGATATGAAACCAGAAGATTTATATAGATTAACTGAGAAATATGGCTTTGTGAACGTTATTGATGCGTTTCAAAACGTAAATGGAGGAGCTGTCAGTAATACTTTTTACGAAAAAAACTTTATAGGAGGTAAAAAAGAAATAGTAATCACGGACAACCTTTTAAAAATTAAAGAACTATTTCAATATAGGAATTTAAATCAAGAGGTTGAAGCACGGTGGAATCTTGTTGAAACGGCATGGAATTTAAAAATTAATCCAAATTTACTTGAAGTAAATTATGATGAAGAAAAATCTTTGTTTTTTATCGAAAGTAATGTAATGCAACGAATAGATATAACATCAGTAAGAGACGCTTTGAATGGTTATCAGAAAGGGAAATGTTTTTATTCGCTTCAAGATATTTCAATTAATAAAAATAATTTAAATATTTGCCAAGTCGATCATTTTCTACCCCACATAAATAAAAAAGAACATTGTAAAAATGGCGCTAATATTAATGGAGTTTGGAATTTAGTTTTAGCAGATAGTAACGTAAATCTCAATAAATCTGCAAAAATTCCTGATGTCCGATTTCTTGAAAGATTATATGATAGAAATGAATATTATATAGAAAGCAAGCATCCACTTGCTGAAACAATAATAAATCAAACTGGCTTGACAAAAAAGCAAAGAAGAAACTTTTTGCAATTTCAATATAATTTAGCTTTATCGCTTTCAATTCAACGTTGGAGACCTGAATTCGAATTAATATAA
- a CDS encoding Ig-like domain-containing protein, which translates to MFKNNFAAFLIVLSFLLASCAKRGSITGGLKDTLAPVLKSSFPKNFTTNFKEKEIRLGFDEYVKLKDLSKQLIISPPMKQEPLILPTNASKLLTIKIKDTLQPNTTYSFNFGQSITDNNEGNPLNQFKYVFSTGSYIDSLSLGGKIKDAFEKEPDNFVSVLLYEMNEKFKDSVVYNETPRYVTNTLDSLKTFRLENLKAGKYLLVAIKDNNKNNKFNPKEEKIGFIKQAITIPNDTLYELELFKEVIPFKANKPSQVSGNKLLLGYEGKHDFANSKPKVVLKNGNEVIPSIITQMPKKDSLHIWYKPIKVDSLNVEIVREDYKQNHTIRIKDQKKDTLSVSALQSGNLGFRERFTLETTTPLVKIDKSKMSLTNAVDEKVEFQTEQDEFNQKLFFYFKKSPDEKYKLSILPGALTDFFDKENDSLTYRLSTKTIADYGNLRIKLQNVKKFPIIIELTSSSGEVKAEEYSTEATSIDFNLIVPALYNVRIIYDDNKNRRYDTGNYLAKKYSEEVVYFSKEIDVRANWDVEQNFDVSQPYVPEVKKKPAKKKNNF; encoded by the coding sequence ATGTTCAAAAATAATTTTGCTGCTTTTTTGATTGTACTTTCTTTCTTGTTAGCAAGTTGTGCTAAAAGAGGAAGTATCACAGGTGGACTAAAAGATACCTTAGCGCCAGTTTTAAAAAGTAGTTTTCCTAAAAACTTCACCACTAATTTCAAAGAAAAAGAGATTCGGCTTGGTTTTGATGAATATGTAAAACTAAAAGATTTAAGTAAGCAACTCATCATTTCGCCTCCAATGAAGCAGGAGCCTTTGATTTTACCAACGAATGCAAGCAAATTATTGACTATAAAGATCAAAGATACCTTGCAACCCAATACAACTTATAGTTTCAACTTCGGGCAGAGTATTACAGATAATAATGAAGGTAATCCTTTAAATCAATTTAAATACGTTTTTTCAACTGGGTCTTATATCGATTCTCTCTCATTGGGAGGGAAAATTAAGGATGCTTTCGAAAAAGAACCAGATAATTTTGTTTCCGTTTTATTGTATGAAATGAATGAAAAATTTAAAGATTCAGTTGTCTATAATGAAACTCCTAGATATGTTACAAATACTTTAGATAGTCTTAAGACTTTTCGTTTAGAGAACTTAAAAGCAGGTAAATACCTATTAGTAGCGATCAAAGACAACAATAAAAATAATAAATTCAATCCCAAAGAAGAAAAAATTGGATTTATCAAGCAGGCTATCACGATTCCTAATGACACGCTTTATGAATTAGAGTTATTCAAGGAAGTGATTCCTTTTAAAGCAAATAAACCTTCTCAGGTTTCGGGGAATAAATTGCTTTTGGGGTATGAAGGTAAACATGATTTTGCTAATTCAAAACCAAAAGTGGTGTTGAAAAACGGAAATGAAGTTATTCCTAGTATTATAACGCAAATGCCTAAAAAAGATTCGTTACATATATGGTACAAGCCTATTAAAGTAGATTCACTAAACGTTGAGATTGTTAGAGAAGATTATAAACAAAATCATACGATTCGAATAAAAGATCAAAAGAAAGATACATTAAGTGTTTCGGCACTTCAAAGTGGTAATTTGGGTTTCAGGGAACGCTTTACCTTAGAAACTACAACGCCTTTGGTCAAAATTGATAAGTCAAAAATGAGTTTGACCAATGCTGTCGATGAAAAAGTGGAATTCCAAACAGAACAGGATGAATTCAACCAGAAATTGTTTTTCTATTTCAAGAAATCACCAGATGAAAAATATAAGTTGAGTATTCTGCCAGGCGCGTTAACTGATTTTTTTGACAAGGAAAATGACAGCCTTACTTATAGACTAAGCACTAAAACTATTGCAGATTACGGGAACTTAAGAATAAAATTGCAAAATGTAAAAAAGTTTCCAATAATAATTGAATTGACCTCTTCAAGTGGAGAAGTTAAGGCTGAAGAGTACAGTACCGAAGCAACGTCTATCGATTTCAATTTGATAGTGCCAGCATTATATAATGTCCGAATTATTTATGATGATAATAAAAACAGACGCTACGATACTGGAAATTATTTAGCTAAAAAATATTCAGAAGAAGTGGTTTATTTCTCCAAAGAAATCGATGTACGGGCCAATTGGGATGTAGAACAAAATTTTGACGTCAGTCAGCCCTACGTTCCTGAGGTTAAAAAGAAGCCCGCTAAAAAGAAAAATAATTTTTAG
- a CDS encoding riboflavin synthase has product MFTGIIETLGVIQEIRKEKGNIHVTVDSSITNELKIDQSVAHNGICLTVVGIMENCYTVTAIDETIKKTNLADWQVSDQVNLERAMKLGDRLDGHIVQGHVDQIGVCVSVDNANGSWIYTFEYDEALINITIEKGSITVNGVSLTVVNSKKNQFSVAIIPYTHEHTNFHDFKVGTKVNLEFDVIGKYVSRLYSNK; this is encoded by the coding sequence ATGTTTACAGGTATAATAGAAACCCTTGGTGTTATCCAAGAAATCAGGAAAGAAAAAGGTAATATTCATGTGACTGTTGATTCTTCAATCACTAATGAACTTAAAATAGATCAAAGTGTGGCTCACAATGGTATCTGTTTGACGGTTGTTGGAATAATGGAGAATTGTTACACGGTTACCGCAATTGATGAGACGATTAAAAAGACAAACTTAGCGGACTGGCAGGTGAGTGATCAAGTCAATCTAGAGCGAGCTATGAAGTTAGGGGATCGTTTAGATGGTCATATTGTGCAAGGACATGTGGATCAAATAGGGGTTTGTGTTTCTGTTGATAATGCTAATGGAAGTTGGATTTATACTTTTGAATATGATGAAGCGCTGATTAATATCACTATCGAAAAAGGTTCGATAACGGTAAACGGTGTCAGTTTAACAGTGGTTAATTCAAAGAAAAACCAATTTAGTGTTGCGATTATCCCTTATACTCATGAGCATACTAATTTCCATGATTTCAAAGTAGGGACTAAAGTAAATCTTGAATTTGATGTTATTGGTAAATATGTGTCAAGGCTTTATTCTAATAAATAA
- the mce gene encoding methylmalonyl-CoA epimerase: MKKLEHIGIAVKNMTESHLLFEKLLGVTAYKSEEVLSESVFTTFFKTDSTKIELLAATQPESAIAKFIEKKGEGIHHIAFEVENLETEIIRLKKEGFIFVDEIPKKGADNKRIVFLHPKNSNGVLIELCEEIK; this comes from the coding sequence ATGAAAAAACTAGAACATATCGGAATTGCGGTCAAAAACATGACCGAATCTCATTTGCTTTTTGAAAAACTACTTGGCGTTACTGCTTATAAATCAGAGGAAGTACTTAGCGAAAGTGTTTTTACTACTTTTTTTAAAACGGACTCTACTAAAATCGAACTTTTGGCAGCGACACAGCCTGAAAGTGCTATTGCCAAGTTCATCGAAAAGAAAGGGGAAGGAATTCACCACATTGCTTTTGAGGTCGAAAACCTAGAAACGGAAATCATTAGATTAAAAAAAGAAGGTTTTATTTTTGTAGATGAAATCCCTAAGAAAGGAGCAGATAATAAACGAATTGTATTCTTACATCCCAAAAACTCTAATGGAGTATTGATAGAGTTATGCGAAGAAATCAAATAA
- a CDS encoding amidohydrolase — protein sequence MKIALVQSALVWENPSANRRQFEDKISGLELAIDLIVLPEMFSTGFTMNPAQVAETMTGATVQWMQKLAKSRHCALIGSLVITENNNYYNRLLFVFPSGEIQFYDKRHLFTLAGEEKIYTTGKQKLIVDYLGWKICLLVCYDLRFPVFSRNVENYDLLIYVANWPETRVLAWDILLRARAIENICYTIGVNRIGIDANGMAYNGHSQLIAPTGDYKISPLETDDTFVTDIYQNTVAETRKRFNFLNDRDFFDLKY from the coding sequence ATGAAAATAGCTTTGGTACAATCGGCATTGGTTTGGGAGAATCCTAGTGCTAATAGAAGACAATTTGAGGATAAAATTAGCGGGCTTGAGTTAGCTATTGACTTAATTGTTTTGCCTGAAATGTTTAGTACGGGCTTTACCATGAATCCTGCACAAGTGGCCGAAACGATGACTGGCGCAACGGTACAATGGATGCAAAAGCTGGCAAAATCTCGTCATTGTGCACTTATAGGAAGTCTTGTGATCACTGAAAACAACAACTATTATAACCGGTTATTGTTCGTTTTTCCTTCGGGTGAAATTCAGTTTTATGACAAGCGACACCTCTTTACCCTCGCAGGTGAGGAAAAAATTTATACCACCGGAAAGCAAAAATTGATTGTTGATTATTTGGGTTGGAAAATCTGCCTTTTGGTTTGTTATGATTTGCGTTTCCCCGTTTTTTCTCGAAATGTAGAAAATTATGATTTGTTGATATACGTTGCTAATTGGCCCGAAACGAGAGTTTTAGCTTGGGACATCTTGTTACGAGCGCGTGCAATTGAAAATATTTGCTACACCATAGGAGTGAATAGAATTGGAATTGATGCTAACGGGATGGCTTATAACGGCCACTCACAACTTATCGCACCAACAGGTGATTACAAAATTTCACCTCTGGAAACTGATGACACTTTTGTAACTGACATCTATCAAAATACAGTAGCGGAAACACGAAAACGTTTCAATTTCTTGAATGACCGCGATTTTTTTGATCTTAAGTACTAA
- a CDS encoding site-specific integrase: protein MAKAKFILKEPSSKTDTLVYLFYNYQYSRFKYSTGESINPKFWNPTSQRAKETKQFQEYPEFNARLGKIENAINNVFRRLLNDGIQPNNTLLKKEIENELSDNRLKPRKQSFLSFIESYIKESSLNKREGTIKVYNTTFKYLKEYSLKYKTIEFESITLEFYNQYTSFLSLEHKLSANTVGKHIKTIKSFMNEATERGLNENLEFRKKKFKTIREESDTVYLSVKELQQFEKLKLSATPRLDKVRDLFLIGCYTGLRFSDFTQIQPENINKENTMLFIRTQKTSERVAIPLHKTVRTILKKYNNILPKAYTNQVTNTYLKEVASLAKIKEPIETTITRGGKVEKSVLPKFKLISTHTARRSFATNLYIADIPAISIMKITGHKTERSFMSYIRITQEQNADKLLTHAFFK, encoded by the coding sequence ATGGCAAAAGCGAAATTTATACTAAAAGAACCAAGTTCAAAAACTGATACTTTAGTTTATCTATTTTATAATTATCAATACTCTAGATTTAAATATTCAACAGGAGAGAGTATAAATCCTAAATTTTGGAATCCTACAAGCCAAAGAGCTAAAGAAACAAAACAATTTCAAGAATATCCCGAATTTAACGCAAGACTCGGTAAAATTGAAAATGCAATCAATAATGTATTTAGAAGATTGTTAAATGATGGAATTCAACCAAATAATACTTTACTAAAAAAGGAGATTGAAAATGAATTAAGTGATAATCGATTGAAGCCTCGAAAACAATCTTTTCTATCTTTTATTGAAAGCTACATAAAAGAGAGCTCTTTGAACAAACGTGAGGGAACAATAAAAGTTTACAACACTACTTTTAAGTACTTAAAAGAATATTCGTTAAAATATAAAACTATAGAATTTGAAAGCATCACTTTAGAATTTTATAATCAATACACCTCGTTTCTTTCATTAGAACACAAACTGTCAGCCAATACAGTGGGTAAACATATAAAGACTATAAAGTCATTTATGAACGAAGCAACTGAAAGAGGTTTAAATGAAAATCTAGAATTTAGAAAAAAGAAATTTAAGACTATAAGAGAAGAATCAGACACTGTTTATCTAAGTGTTAAAGAACTACAGCAATTTGAAAAATTAAAATTATCTGCAACTCCTAGATTAGACAAAGTAAGAGATTTGTTTTTGATTGGCTGTTATACTGGTTTGAGATTTTCTGATTTTACGCAAATTCAGCCCGAAAATATTAATAAGGAGAACACAATGCTTTTTATTAGAACTCAAAAAACTAGTGAACGTGTTGCAATTCCATTGCATAAAACTGTTAGAACTATATTGAAAAAATACAATAATATACTTCCTAAAGCATATACAAATCAAGTAACTAATACCTATTTAAAAGAGGTAGCGAGTTTAGCAAAAATAAAAGAGCCGATCGAAACAACTATAACTCGTGGCGGAAAAGTAGAAAAATCAGTCTTACCAAAATTTAAACTTATTTCAACCCATACTGCCCGTAGAAGTTTTGCAACAAATTTATATATTGCAGATATTCCCGCAATTTCAATAATGAAAATAACAGGACATAAAACAGAACGTTCTTTTATGTCATATATAAGGATTACGCAAGAACAAAATGCAGACAAACTTTTGACTCATGCTTTTTTTAAATAA